From the genome of Notolabrus celidotus isolate fNotCel1 chromosome 5, fNotCel1.pri, whole genome shotgun sequence, one region includes:
- the LOC117813393 gene encoding claudin-4-like, which translates to MVSAGLQMLGAALGIIGWIGAIIVCAIPMWKVTAFIGSNIVTSQTSWEGIWMNCVHQSTGQMQCKVYDSMLALSSDLQAARALTIVAIVVGILAILLSVAGGQCTNCVEDPASKTKVGLAAGVMFIIAGILVLVPVCWTAHTVIRDFYNPLMVSAQKRELGAALYIGWGAGALMLIGGGMLCCNCPKKDDDSYSARYKAARSEASAPASGKDFV; encoded by the coding sequence ATGGTGTCTGCAGGGTTACAGATGCTGGGTGCTGCACTCGGCATCATCGGCTGGATTGGTGCCATCATCGTGTGTGCCATTCCCATGTGGAAGGTCACGGCTTTTATTGGCAGCAACATCGTCACCTCGCAGACCTCGTGGGAAGGAATCTGGATGAACTGTGTGCACCAGAGCACGGGCCAGATGCAGTGTAAGGTGTATGACTCCATGCTGGCCCTCAGCTCTGATCTCCAGGCTGCCCGCGCCCTGACCATCGTCGCCATCGTGGTGGGCATCCTGGCTATCCTGCTGTCTGTCGCAGGTGGTCAGTGCACCAACTGTGTGGAGGATCCGGCTTCCAAAACCAAGGTGGGCCTCGCAGCTGGAGTGATGTTCATCATAGCCGGGATCCTGGTCCTCGTGCCTGTGTGCTGGACGGCCCACACCGTCATCCGAGACTTCTACAACCCCCTTATGGTCAGTGCCCAGAAAAGAGAGCTGGGTGCTGCGCTCTACATCGGGTGGGGAGCAGGTGCTTTGATGCTGATCGGAGGAGGGATGCTCTGCTGCAACTGCCCCAAGAAGGATGATGACTCCTACTCTGCAAGGTACAAAGCTGCCCGGTCTGAGGCCTCAGCACCAGCGTCTGGGAAAGACTTTGTTTGA
- the LOC117813395 gene encoding claudin-4-like: MASQGLQIMGVLLAFIGWIGTIITCALPMWRVTAFVGANIVTAQVIWEGLWMTCVVQSTGQMQCKVYDSMLALPQDLQAARAMVVISVVVGVFGVLMAVVGGKCTNCMEDEVAKAKACIVSGVIFIIAALLILVPVSWSAHAVIRDFYNPMVIAAQRRELGAALYIGWGSAGLLLLGGGLLCNNCPRKDSRPYIPAKFAPARTVPSNVDYV; the protein is encoded by the coding sequence ATGGCTTCTCAGGGCCTCCAGATCATGGGTGTGCTGCTGGCCTTCATCGGCTGGATCGGCACCATCATCACCTGCGCTCTGCCGATGTGGAGAGTGACCGCTTTCGTCGGGGCGAACATCGTCACCGCCCAGGTGATCTGGGAAGGCCTGTGGATGACCTGTGTGGTTCAGAGCACGGGCCAGATGCAGTGCAAGGTTTACGACTCCATGCTGGCTCTACCTCAAGACCTGCAAGCTGCTCGGGCCATGGTGGTCATCTCTGTCGTGGTTGGGGTGTTCGGCGTTCTCATGGCTGTGGTTGGAGGAAAGTGCACCAACTGCATGGAGGACGAAGTGGCTAAAGCTAAAGCCTGCATTGTGTCTGGAGTGATCTTCATAATCGCAGCGCTGCTTATCTTAGTGCCTGTGTCATGGTCGGCTCACGCGGTGATCAGAGACTTTTATAACCCCATGGTGATCGCCGCTCAGAGGAGGGAGCTTGGAGCTGCTCTTTATATTGGCTGGGGCTCCGccgggctgctgctgctgggtggAGGCCTGCTGTGCAACAACTGCCCTAGAAAAGACAGCAGGCCCTACATACCTGCCAAGTTCGCCCCTGCAAGAACCGTTCCATCAAATGTGGACTATGTGTGA